One part of the Humulus lupulus chromosome 9, drHumLupu1.1, whole genome shotgun sequence genome encodes these proteins:
- the LOC133799943 gene encoding lysine-rich arabinogalactan protein 18-like, translating to MPAERAFHLYTNPTSSPPTSTKKLNRCQPGEGCSDPSAKMAQTEGHPTPTPSKETTPPPVPVDHNPPPAPADTTPPTSTDQVPPGQPEKVPGEALMNMALSLAKDRLTKLSRHRRTERPSTTLNLWKSTRSLTRVLTMSTGWRRSGALTAQYEKRLGE from the exons ATGCCTGCCGAGAGGGCATTCCACTTGTACACTAATCCCACTTCCTCTCCTCCTACGAGCACGAAGAAATTGAACCGGTGCCAGCCTGGGGAAGGCTGCAGTGACCCTTCTGCAAAGATGGCTCAGACGGAGGGCCATCCTACACCAACTCCTTCAAAAGAGACGACTCCTCCTCCAGTCCCTGTCGACCATAATCCTCCTCCAGCTCCCGCCGACACAACTCCTCCAACTTCCACTGACCAGGTTCCTCCTGGTCAGCCAGAAAAAGTTCCAGGAGAAGCCCTTATGAATATGGCTCTCAGCTTAGCCAAAGATAGGTTGACAAAGCTATCAAGGCACCGACGCACCGAGAGGCCATCAACAACACTGAATCTTTGGAAGTCGACCAGATCTTTAACC AGAGTTTTAACCATGAGTACTGGTTGGCGCCGCTCAGGGGCATTGACTGCTCAGTATGAGAAGAGGCTTGGTGAATAG